The Rubricoccus marinus nucleotide sequence CTTGCCCTTGTACACGCCTGAGAACTCGTTGCCGGGGGCCGGGGCGTCGGGCGAGGGGCAGCCGACAAGGGCGGTGGCGAGCGCGAGCAGGACGAAACGCATGGCACAGACGGGAAAGCGACGCCCAAAGCTAGCGCCTGCCAGCGCTCCCTCTGGCGACCGGCGGGACGCCGTCAGGCCGCGCGGCCCGCGAGGTCGCGCAGGCACACCTCGGTCATCAGCTGCGCCGCCAGCGGCAGCGCGGCCTCGTCGAGGTCGAAGCGGGAGTGGTGGAGCGGGTAGCGCGTCCGCTCGCCAGAGGCCGTGCCGATGCGGAGCATGGCGCCGGGCACCTCGCGGAGGTAGTAGGAGAAGTCCTCGCCGCCCATGCTCGGCAGCGGGAGCTCGACGGCCGCCTCGGCGCCGAGCAGGTCGCGCGCGGCTTCGCGGGCCGTCTGGACCTCTGGCGCCGTGTTGACGACCGCCGGAAGGAGGTGCGCGTAGTCCACGTCCACGTCGGCGTTGTAGACGGCCCCGAGGGCGCCCGCCACGCGGCGGATCTTCTCGCGCAGGAACGTCAGCGTTTCCGTGTCCGAGCAACGGACGGTCCCGCCGAACTCCACCTGGCTGGGGATCACGTTGAGCGCATCGCCGCCCTGAATGCGGCAGATCGTGATAACCGAGGGGCGCCGCGCGTCGGTGACACGGCCGGCGAGCTGGTACAGCTCGGCCATGATCTGCTGCGCGATCCAGATCGTGTCGGCCGTCTCATGCGGACGCGCCGAGTGCCCGGATTTGCCGCTGGCGACCGTGACCAGAAACGGCGAGCACGCTGCTGTCAGAGAACCCGCGCGAAGTCCCACGCGGCCCACAGCAAGGGTTGGGTCCACATGAATGGCGTAGGCCGCGCTCACGCCGTCCAGCACGCCGTCGCGGATCATGACCGGCGCGCCAGAGGGCGAGCTTTCCTCGTTGGGCTGGAAAAACACCCGCAGCGTGCCGCGCATTTCGTCCCGGCGCGCGTGGGCCAGCATCGCCACGCCGCACGCGATGGTCATGTGCGCGTCGTGCCCGCAGGCATGCATCACGCCGGGCGTTT carries:
- a CDS encoding M20 metallopeptidase family protein is translated as MQPELVTDAPVRLPNPALRKELTDLRRTLHARPELGFQEHVTAATVREWLTARGLAPGKPLAGTGFAVEIEGALPGPTVAYRADMDALPLDEATDAPYRSQTPGVMHACGHDAHMTIACGVAMLAHARRDEMRGTLRVFFQPNEESSPSGAPVMIRDGVLDGVSAAYAIHVDPTLAVGRVGLRAGSLTAACSPFLVTVASGKSGHSARPHETADTIWIAQQIMAELYQLAGRVTDARRPSVITICRIQGGDALNVIPSQVEFGGTVRCSDTETLTFLREKIRRVAGALGAVYNADVDVDYAHLLPAVVNTAPEVQTAREAARDLLGAEAAVELPLPSMGGEDFSYYLREVPGAMLRIGTASGERTRYPLHHSRFDLDEAALPLAAQLMTEVCLRDLAGRAA